The following are encoded together in the Poseidonibacter lekithochrous genome:
- a CDS encoding TerB family tellurite resistance protein — translation MKLKKWIFIAILLVIFYYAFIVNFFVTLSIIAGLYVALRVYKFYARKKLNKLSTSKELFQKSELGLFIALVAKVAKADGRVQELEAQLIGMMFDDISKVFDEKEKTRAIMKEIFNEEKEKDGDTKEIAQELNKLLGKGKHKRRQFVAFLIQLAFVDNGIGEQEEKVLREITQELNITAEEYDAIVNKFENMMKNKQETMSPQKAYEILGVKESDDMNTVKKTYRKLIRQYHPDIISSQDKGESYMEEATAKTQEINQAYQVIKDLKK, via the coding sequence ATGAAATTAAAAAAATGGATATTTATAGCAATACTTCTAGTAATATTCTACTACGCATTTATTGTTAATTTTTTTGTTACTCTTTCAATTATTGCTGGTTTATATGTGGCACTTAGAGTATATAAGTTTTATGCGAGAAAGAAGCTAAACAAACTATCAACTTCAAAAGAACTGTTTCAAAAGAGTGAACTAGGACTGTTTATTGCACTTGTTGCCAAGGTTGCTAAAGCAGATGGTAGAGTACAAGAACTAGAAGCTCAACTAATTGGTATGATGTTTGATGATATCTCAAAAGTTTTCGATGAAAAAGAAAAAACTAGAGCTATTATGAAAGAGATTTTCAATGAAGAGAAAGAAAAAGATGGGGATACAAAAGAGATAGCCCAAGAGTTAAATAAACTACTTGGAAAAGGTAAACACAAACGTAGACAATTTGTAGCCTTTTTAATTCAATTAGCCTTTGTTGATAATGGTATTGGAGAACAAGAAGAGAAAGTCTTAAGAGAGATTACTCAAGAATTAAATATAACAGCTGAAGAATATGATGCTATTGTAAATAAATTTGAAAATATGATGAAAAACAAACAAGAAACTATGAGCCCTCAAAAAGCTTATGAGATTCTAGGGGTAAAAGAGAGTGACGATATGAACACTGTTAAAAAAACATATAGAAAACTAATTCGACAATACCATCCAGATATTATAAGCTCACAAGATAAAGGTGAGAGTTATATGGAAGAAGCTACTGCAAAAACACAAGAGATAAACCAAGCTTATCAGGTTATCAAAGACTTAAAAAAATAA